A single genomic interval of Bradyrhizobium sp. AZCC 1693 harbors:
- a CDS encoding FAD-dependent monooxygenase, translating to MGAAKTEHAVVIVGGGPTGLMLAGELALAGIEIAIVERRASQEFAGSRAGGLHARTIEVLDQRGIADRFLSEGQVAQVAAFAGVSLDISDFPTRHNYGLGLWQNHIERILAGWVGELAVTIHRGIEVTGIAQDDSGVEIALSDGGSLRAEYVVGCDGGRSLIRKAAGIAFPGWDPTVSNLIAEVEVAEEPKWGIHRDALGVHGFGKLKYEIRDGEVVYMDGGPARVMVTERHVGAAGEPTLRDLSEALIAVYGTDYGIHSPTWISRFTDMARQAASYRKGRVLLAGDAAHVHYPTGGQGLNLGVQDAVNLGWKLAQVVRKTSPESLLDTYHAERHPIAATVLRNTMAQVALLRTDDRTNALRETISELLGIDEPRKRVAAMMSGLGIHYDLGEGHKLLGRRMPDLDLVTASGPLRVFTLLHEARPVLLNLGEPGGFDITPWADRVWLVDAKCVGPWELPVLGAVTAPDAVLIRPDGYVAWVGDSTRSGPADALTTWFGPPAAA from the coding sequence ATGGGTGCGGCAAAGACCGAGCACGCGGTGGTGATCGTCGGCGGAGGTCCGACAGGACTGATGTTGGCAGGCGAGTTGGCGTTGGCGGGCATCGAAATTGCGATTGTCGAGCGGCGCGCCAGCCAGGAGTTCGCTGGCTCGCGCGCGGGCGGTCTGCACGCGCGCACGATCGAGGTGCTCGATCAGCGAGGCATCGCCGATCGGTTCCTCTCGGAGGGACAGGTGGCGCAGGTGGCGGCGTTCGCCGGAGTCTCTTTGGACATCAGCGACTTTCCCACCAGGCACAATTACGGGCTCGGGCTGTGGCAGAACCACATCGAACGCATCCTGGCCGGCTGGGTCGGGGAGCTGGCGGTCACGATCCATCGCGGAATTGAGGTGACCGGTATCGCGCAGGACGATAGCGGCGTGGAGATCGCGCTGTCCGACGGCGGATCGCTGCGGGCGGAGTATGTCGTCGGCTGCGATGGAGGACGCAGCCTGATCCGTAAAGCCGCTGGCATCGCGTTTCCGGGATGGGATCCGACCGTCAGCAACCTGATCGCAGAAGTCGAGGTGGCCGAGGAGCCGAAATGGGGCATCCACCGTGATGCCTTAGGCGTCCATGGCTTCGGAAAGTTGAAGTACGAGATCCGCGATGGCGAGGTGGTCTACATGGATGGGGGACCGGCACGGGTCATGGTGACCGAACGGCACGTCGGGGCCGCCGGCGAACCCACCTTGCGCGATCTCAGCGAGGCGCTCATCGCCGTCTACGGGACCGATTACGGGATCCACAGTCCGACCTGGATTTCGCGATTCACCGATATGGCCCGGCAGGCAGCTTCCTATCGCAAGGGACGGGTGCTGCTGGCCGGCGACGCCGCGCACGTGCATTACCCGACGGGCGGACAGGGCCTCAACCTCGGTGTGCAGGATGCGGTGAACCTCGGATGGAAGCTGGCCCAGGTCGTCAGGAAGACGTCGCCGGAAAGCCTCCTCGATACCTACCATGCCGAGCGGCACCCGATCGCCGCCACCGTGTTGCGCAACACGATGGCGCAAGTCGCGCTGCTCCGCACCGATGATCGCACCAACGCCTTGCGCGAGACCATCTCCGAGCTGCTGGGCATTGACGAGCCTCGCAAGCGGGTCGCCGCTATGATGTCTGGTCTCGGCATTCATTACGACCTCGGCGAGGGACACAAGCTGCTCGGACGCCGCATGCCCGATCTCGACCTGGTCACCGCCAGCGGCCCGCTGCGGGTCTTCACGCTGCTGCACGAGGCGCGGCCGGTGTTGCTCAACCTCGGTGAGCCCGGCGGCTTCGACATCACGCCATGGGCGGATCGGGTTTGGCTTGTCGACGCCAAATGCGTTGGTCCGTGGGAGCTTCCGGTGCTTGGCGCGGTCACGGCCCCCGACGCCGTGCTAATTCGGCCCGACGGATATGTAGCCTGGGTGGGGGATTCAACCCGGTCGGGGCCCGCTGACGCGCTAACCACCTGGTTCGGACCGCCTGCCGCGGCGTAG
- a CDS encoding adenylate/guanylate cyclase domain-containing protein, with protein MNAPPNIDPVPAHSDDDVVHWLTNGTRDERFLDNIFAELCVRLQRAGIPVKRATLHLLIYHPQWLGARIMWADGMREAELARVDYDVRERSEYIGSPANEIHDGATEVRENLERDPSLGRKHAIYGEMRAKGLTDYVAWPLYHTLGKRHIVTFATDRPGGFDDAHIARLLKLLPVLALVSEIRMKNRLARTLLETYVGTHAGELILAGATRRGSGTTVRAAIMICDLRDFTRISDNWPRDDVIDLLNGYFDAMSEPIARHGGEILKFIGDGLLAIFPLSQPQACANLLHAVAEARKAMVALNEKNGETGRAPLNYGIGVHVGDVMYGNIGSRTRLDFTVIGPAVNMASRLETLTKQLGRTVLLSRAFADFVERDFDLEHVGEHPVRGFNDPIELFAYHG; from the coding sequence ATGAACGCGCCGCCAAACATCGATCCCGTCCCCGCACATTCTGACGACGACGTTGTGCACTGGCTGACAAACGGTACGCGCGATGAGCGCTTCCTTGACAATATTTTTGCTGAACTGTGTGTCCGGCTCCAGCGAGCGGGCATTCCCGTCAAGCGGGCGACGCTTCATCTCCTGATCTACCATCCGCAGTGGCTTGGCGCCCGGATCATGTGGGCCGACGGGATGCGCGAGGCCGAGCTTGCGAGGGTCGACTACGATGTCAGGGAGCGATCCGAATACATCGGTAGTCCCGCCAACGAAATCCATGACGGCGCCACCGAGGTGCGCGAGAATCTCGAACGCGACCCGTCGCTGGGCCGCAAGCACGCCATCTATGGCGAGATGCGGGCGAAAGGCCTGACCGACTATGTGGCGTGGCCGCTGTACCATACGCTCGGCAAGCGGCATATCGTGACCTTTGCAACCGATCGGCCAGGTGGTTTCGACGACGCGCATATCGCCCGCCTGTTGAAGCTGTTGCCGGTTCTCGCGCTGGTCAGCGAAATCCGCATGAAAAACCGGCTGGCGCGAACGCTGCTCGAAACCTATGTCGGGACACATGCCGGCGAACTCATTCTGGCCGGCGCCACCAGGCGCGGCAGCGGGACGACGGTGCGCGCCGCGATCATGATCTGCGATCTGCGTGATTTCACCCGGATTTCCGACAACTGGCCGCGCGATGACGTCATCGATCTTCTCAACGGCTATTTCGACGCGATGTCGGAGCCGATTGCGCGACATGGCGGGGAAATTCTGAAATTCATCGGCGACGGCCTGCTCGCCATTTTTCCGCTCAGCCAGCCCCAAGCCTGCGCAAATCTGCTGCATGCCGTGGCCGAAGCCCGCAAGGCCATGGTTGCCCTGAACGAAAAGAACGGCGAAACCGGTCGTGCGCCGCTGAATTACGGCATCGGCGTCCACGTCGGAGACGTCATGTACGGCAATATCGGGTCGCGTACCCGGCTCGACTTCACCGTCATCGGTCCCGCGGTCAACATGGCTTCGCGTCTCGAAACCCTCACCAAACAATTGGGCAGAACGGTGCTGCTGTCCCGCGCGTTCGCCGACTTCGTCGAACGCGATTTCGATCTCGAACACGTCGGCGAACATCCGGTCCGCGGCTTCAACGACCCAATCGAGCTGTTTGCGTATCACGGCTGA
- a CDS encoding adenylate/guanylate cyclase domain-containing protein, whose amino-acid sequence MHCTNCAAEVPEQRKFCGRCGAAAVRRCPACGVTNPALNKFCGDCGTKFLLNFSAVAPTARDARPIERRQLTVLFCDLVGSTALSAGLDPEDFSAIIAGYRRCITETVAGFDGFVARHHGDGAVVYFGYPHAHEDDAERAVHASLALVQAVAALPAKEKLSARVGVATGVALVGDMSDSAISEEHGILGDTPNLAARLQSLAQPGGVIISGRTKTIAGPQFEYLDLGKVEISGFVKPVAAWQVAGKTTVTSRSHALQSSDLLPLIGRDEEMELILSRWKRAKSGEGQVVLLSGEAGIGKSRLTVALLEQLAREPHIRLRCFCSPQHTDSMLYPVIGEMLRAARFAHDDSQQVKMDKLDALLAQSATPPQDAALFAEMLSLPNDGRYPPVEVEPQLRRQKTLKALGWQIEALARINPVLVIFEDAHWADPTSLELFARTVDLAVSHRLLILVTFRPEFSPPVIGRPHVTELTLHRLAPRDIDFLIERVVGNRSLPAGIRQDIIARTDGIPLFAEEMTKAVLDAEDESDAFAGAPAPLVAVPASLQASLMSRLDRLGPAKDVAQVGAAIGRTFPHMLLAALVRKPKEELDSDLDRLIAAGLLFRHGTPPHASYLFKHALVQDIAYSTLLREPRRVLHARIAETLESQFAEIAESQPELLARHYTKADLIEKSARLWGKAGQRSQERSALVEAAEQLSQALAQIATLPSTSDLRREQIILHVALLNTLMHVKGYGAPETKAGR is encoded by the coding sequence ATGCACTGCACGAATTGCGCAGCGGAAGTCCCGGAGCAAAGGAAATTCTGTGGGCGGTGCGGAGCGGCGGCAGTGCGGCGCTGTCCGGCCTGCGGCGTGACAAACCCGGCCCTGAACAAGTTTTGCGGCGACTGCGGGACCAAATTTCTTCTGAATTTTTCCGCGGTCGCACCGACGGCACGGGACGCGCGCCCGATCGAACGCCGCCAGCTTACGGTACTGTTTTGTGACCTGGTCGGATCAACCGCGCTGTCCGCGGGGCTCGATCCCGAAGACTTCAGCGCAATCATCGCCGGCTACCGGCGCTGCATTACTGAAACCGTTGCCGGCTTCGACGGCTTTGTCGCGCGACATCATGGCGACGGTGCGGTGGTATATTTTGGCTATCCTCATGCGCACGAAGACGACGCGGAGCGCGCCGTTCACGCCAGCCTCGCATTAGTGCAGGCGGTCGCCGCCTTGCCCGCGAAAGAAAAATTGAGCGCACGCGTCGGCGTTGCAACGGGCGTCGCGCTGGTCGGCGATATGTCGGACAGCGCGATTTCCGAGGAGCATGGCATCCTCGGCGACACCCCGAATCTTGCCGCCCGGCTGCAATCGCTCGCACAACCCGGCGGCGTTATTATCTCGGGTCGCACAAAGACGATCGCGGGACCGCAATTCGAATATCTCGATCTCGGCAAAGTCGAGATCAGCGGATTCGTAAAACCAGTCGCTGCCTGGCAAGTCGCGGGCAAGACAACCGTGACCAGCCGATCGCACGCTCTCCAAAGTTCCGATTTACTGCCGCTGATCGGTCGTGATGAAGAAATGGAGCTAATTCTGAGTCGATGGAAGCGGGCCAAGAGCGGCGAAGGTCAGGTGGTGCTGCTTTCGGGTGAAGCGGGGATCGGCAAATCACGGCTCACCGTCGCGCTGCTGGAACAGCTTGCGCGCGAGCCGCACATACGCCTGCGTTGCTTCTGCTCGCCGCAGCATACCGACAGCATGCTCTATCCGGTGATCGGCGAGATGTTGCGCGCCGCTCGCTTTGCTCACGATGACAGCCAGCAAGTGAAAATGGACAAGCTTGACGCGCTGCTGGCGCAAAGCGCGACGCCGCCCCAGGATGCAGCGCTGTTTGCCGAAATGCTGTCGCTGCCCAACGATGGACGCTACCCGCCGGTTGAAGTTGAGCCGCAGCTCCGTCGTCAGAAAACGCTGAAAGCTCTTGGTTGGCAAATCGAGGCGCTGGCGCGGATCAATCCCGTGCTGGTGATTTTCGAAGATGCGCATTGGGCCGATCCAACCAGCCTCGAATTGTTCGCCCGGACGGTGGACCTGGCCGTGAGCCACCGGCTCTTGATACTGGTTACTTTCAGGCCGGAATTCAGCCCGCCCGTGATTGGACGGCCGCACGTGACTGAGCTGACCCTCCATCGGCTGGCGCCGCGCGACATCGATTTCCTGATCGAGCGAGTCGTCGGCAACCGATCGTTGCCGGCGGGTATCCGCCAGGACATCATCGCGCGCACCGACGGCATTCCGCTGTTCGCCGAGGAGATGACCAAGGCGGTGCTGGACGCGGAGGATGAGAGTGATGCATTCGCAGGAGCGCCTGCGCCTCTTGTAGCGGTTCCGGCAAGCCTGCAGGCCTCGCTGATGTCGCGGCTCGATCGACTCGGCCCGGCGAAGGACGTGGCGCAGGTCGGCGCGGCGATCGGCCGGACATTTCCCCACATGTTGCTGGCAGCGCTCGTGCGAAAGCCGAAGGAAGAACTGGACTCCGACCTCGACCGGCTCATCGCGGCCGGTTTGTTGTTTCGACACGGCACCCCGCCGCATGCGAGCTACCTGTTCAAGCATGCGCTGGTGCAGGACATCGCCTACAGTACGCTGCTGCGGGAGCCCAGGCGCGTGCTGCATGCGCGCATCGCCGAAACCCTCGAAAGCCAGTTCGCAGAAATCGCCGAGAGCCAGCCCGAGCTGCTGGCGCGTCACTACACAAAGGCCGACCTGATTGAGAAGTCAGCGCGCCTGTGGGGCAAGGCGGGACAACGTTCACAGGAGCGTTCGGCGCTGGTCGAAGCCGCAGAACAACTTAGCCAGGCTCTGGCGCAAATCGCGACCTTGCCCTCTACGTCCGACCTGCGGCGCGAGCAGATCATTTTGCACGTCGCGCTCTTGAACACGCTCATGCATGTCAAAGGATATGGCGCGCCCGAAACCAAGGCCGGGCGTTGA
- a CDS encoding LysR family transcriptional regulator has protein sequence MDIRQLRTFSCVAELGSLSKASDTLRVAQPALSRQIKLLEHELRAELFTRNGRGMVLTDAGRLLLARTAGIVRQIDQVRDEIQSAGGPPSGRVVLGLVPTVSCVISARLARRTVDRYPGISLCIVESYSGHLMEWLHRGEMDLALIYGPSSDLHLTVQSLGRDPIVAVGPRGSGLSQRKLVDIGWLLKQRLVLPSHSHGLRALIEQAAAKKKLKLDVKLEADSFRVLTSLVEEGLGYTLLPPSSVRHEVASGRLETAAIAKPSPMRELTLASPIDHPGSTAITLVSELLRSELTACREEGLWDIKLA, from the coding sequence ATGGATATCAGGCAGCTCAGGACGTTCAGTTGCGTGGCGGAGCTCGGCAGCCTCAGCAAAGCCTCCGACACGCTGCGGGTGGCGCAGCCGGCACTGAGCCGCCAGATCAAGCTGCTCGAGCATGAATTGAGGGCCGAGCTGTTTACCCGGAACGGCCGCGGCATGGTGCTGACCGATGCCGGCCGGCTTCTGCTGGCGAGGACGGCGGGCATCGTCCGGCAGATCGACCAGGTGCGCGACGAAATCCAGTCCGCGGGCGGGCCGCCGTCGGGCCGGGTGGTGCTCGGACTGGTGCCGACCGTGAGCTGCGTGATTTCGGCGCGGCTCGCCCGGCGCACGGTCGACAGATATCCCGGCATTTCGCTCTGCATCGTCGAAAGCTACAGCGGCCATCTGATGGAATGGCTGCACCGCGGCGAAATGGATCTGGCGCTGATCTACGGGCCGTCGAGCGACCTGCATCTGACCGTGCAGAGCCTCGGCCGCGACCCCATCGTCGCGGTGGGGCCGCGCGGCAGCGGGCTGTCGCAGAGGAAGCTGGTCGATATCGGCTGGCTGTTGAAACAGCGGCTGGTGCTGCCCAGTCATTCGCACGGGCTCCGCGCGCTGATCGAGCAGGCGGCGGCAAAGAAGAAACTGAAGCTCGACGTCAAGCTGGAAGCGGATTCGTTTCGGGTGCTGACAAGTCTGGTCGAGGAAGGGTTGGGGTACACACTGTTGCCGCCTTCCTCGGTGCGCCACGAGGTTGCCAGCGGCCGGCTGGAAACGGCTGCAATCGCAAAACCGTCGCCGATGCGCGAACTGACCCTTGCGTCTCCCATCGATCATCCCGGCTCGACTGCGATCACGCTCGTGAGCGAGTTGCTTCGCAGCGAACTCACCGCCTGCCGCGAAGAAGGCCTCTGGGACATCAAGCTCGCCTGA
- a CDS encoding acyl-CoA dehydrogenase family protein, giving the protein MTAQEQQDEFHDIRDAVAKLCAQFPGEYWRKLDRQMAYPKEFVDALTEAGYLSVLIPEEYGGSGLKLSAAAAILEEIQRAGCNGGGCHAQMYTMGTVLRHGNDAQKAKYLPGIASGKLRLQAFGVTEPTSGTDTSSLKTVAKRDGDHYIVNGQKIWTSRAEHSDLMILLARTTPKEQARKRTDGLSVFIVDMRDVKDKGLEIRPIRTMMNHATTEVFFTDMRVPAENLIGDEGKGFRYILSGMNAERILIAAECIGDAKWFIAKATAYAKERAVFGRPIGMNQGIQFPIAKAYAAMRAAELMVKEATRKYEAGLDCGAEANMAKMLAADASWEAANACVQTHGGFGFAEEYDVERKFRETRLYQVAPISTNLILSYVAEHVLGLPRSY; this is encoded by the coding sequence ATGACCGCACAAGAACAACAAGACGAATTCCATGACATCCGCGACGCCGTCGCCAAACTCTGCGCCCAGTTCCCCGGCGAATACTGGCGCAAGCTCGACCGCCAGATGGCGTACCCGAAGGAATTCGTCGACGCGCTGACGGAAGCCGGCTACCTCTCGGTCTTGATCCCCGAGGAATATGGCGGCTCCGGGCTGAAGCTTTCGGCGGCGGCGGCGATCCTGGAAGAGATCCAGCGCGCCGGCTGCAACGGCGGCGGCTGTCACGCCCAGATGTACACGATGGGCACCGTGCTGCGGCACGGCAACGACGCACAGAAAGCGAAATACCTGCCCGGGATCGCCAGCGGCAAGTTGCGGCTGCAGGCGTTCGGCGTCACCGAGCCGACCAGCGGCACCGACACTTCCTCGCTGAAGACTGTCGCCAAGCGCGACGGCGACCACTACATCGTCAACGGCCAGAAGATCTGGACCAGCCGCGCCGAACATTCCGACCTGATGATCCTCTTGGCGCGCACCACGCCGAAGGAACAGGCCAGGAAGCGCACCGACGGACTTTCGGTTTTCATCGTCGACATGCGCGACGTGAAGGACAAGGGCCTCGAGATCCGCCCGATCCGCACCATGATGAACCACGCCACCACGGAGGTATTCTTCACGGACATGCGGGTGCCGGCCGAAAACCTGATCGGCGACGAAGGCAAGGGTTTTCGCTACATCCTCTCCGGCATGAACGCCGAGCGCATTTTAATTGCCGCCGAATGCATCGGCGACGCCAAATGGTTCATTGCGAAAGCCACCGCCTACGCCAAGGAGCGCGCCGTGTTCGGCCGTCCGATCGGCATGAATCAAGGCATCCAGTTTCCGATCGCGAAAGCCTACGCCGCGATGCGCGCGGCCGAATTGATGGTGAAGGAAGCCACCCGCAAATATGAGGCCGGGCTCGATTGCGGCGCAGAAGCCAACATGGCCAAGATGCTGGCGGCGGACGCCTCCTGGGAAGCGGCCAATGCCTGCGTGCAGACCCATGGCGGGTTCGGTTTTGCCGAAGAATACGACGTCGAGCGCAAGTTCCGCGAAACGCGGCTGTATCAAGTCGCGCCGATTTCGACCAATCTGATCCTGTCCTACGTCGCCGAGCACGTGCTCGGCCTGCCCCGCTCCTACTGA
- a CDS encoding CaiB/BaiF CoA transferase family protein: protein MLPLEGLIVVSVEQAVAAPFCSSRLADAGAHVVKVERPEGDFARGYDAAAKGQSSYFVWLNRGKNSVVIDLATKEGRAALEELIASADVLLQNLKPGSMDKLGFSLERLRKDYPALICCTISGYGDDGPYADRKAYDLLIQAESGLASITGGPEGPSRVGISVVDIATGATAHASILEALIARGRTGKGADIRISMFDVMADWMAVPLINSEAGNPPKRMALAHPSIAPYGVFNSKDGKGILISIQSEREWKKLCAEVLDQPDLPNDPRFANMVERVRNRQLTDKTVADSFATMTRVDLLKRLADADIAFAEVNTMADLAVHPHLRRIEVDTPNGKVSYAAPAAIFVGEERHYGAVPAIGDHVELPKAPRARSIKS from the coding sequence ATGTTGCCGTTAGAGGGTTTGATCGTCGTCTCCGTCGAACAGGCGGTCGCCGCGCCGTTCTGCAGCTCCAGGCTGGCGGATGCCGGCGCGCATGTCGTCAAGGTCGAGCGGCCCGAGGGCGATTTTGCTCGCGGTTATGATGCCGCCGCAAAAGGCCAGAGCAGCTATTTCGTCTGGCTCAACCGCGGCAAGAATTCCGTGGTGATCGATCTCGCCACCAAGGAGGGCCGCGCCGCGCTCGAAGAGCTGATCGCAAGCGCTGATGTCTTGCTGCAGAACCTCAAGCCGGGCTCGATGGACAAGCTCGGCTTCTCGCTGGAGCGGCTGCGAAAAGATTATCCGGCGCTGATCTGCTGCACCATCTCGGGCTATGGCGACGACGGCCCCTATGCCGACCGCAAGGCCTACGATCTCCTGATCCAGGCCGAGAGCGGGCTAGCCTCGATCACCGGCGGCCCCGAAGGGCCGTCGCGGGTCGGGATCTCCGTCGTCGATATCGCAACCGGCGCCACCGCGCATGCCTCGATCCTCGAGGCGCTGATCGCACGCGGTCGCACCGGCAAGGGCGCGGATATCCGGATCTCGATGTTCGACGTGATGGCCGACTGGATGGCGGTGCCGCTGATCAATTCGGAGGCCGGCAATCCGCCGAAGCGGATGGCGCTGGCCCATCCCTCGATCGCGCCCTATGGCGTGTTCAATTCAAAAGACGGCAAGGGCATCTTGATCTCGATCCAGAGCGAGCGCGAGTGGAAGAAGCTTTGCGCCGAAGTGCTGGATCAGCCCGATCTGCCCAATGATCCCAGATTCGCCAACATGGTCGAGCGCGTGCGCAACCGTCAGCTTACCGACAAGACGGTGGCCGACAGTTTTGCCACGATGACGCGCGTCGATTTGCTCAAGCGCCTCGCGGACGCCGACATTGCGTTTGCCGAGGTCAACACGATGGCCGACCTCGCCGTGCATCCGCATCTTCGTAGAATCGAGGTCGATACGCCGAACGGCAAGGTGAGCTATGCTGCGCCCGCCGCGATCTTCGTCGGCGAGGAGCGGCACTACGGCGCGGTGCCCGCCATTGGCGACCACGTTGAACTTCCCAAAGCTCCTCGTGCCCGGAGCATCAAGTCATGA
- a CDS encoding FAS1-like dehydratase domain-containing protein: MTNTLDLDHLRQWIGNTTEATDIVTAQLVKALRATLFQNIGEPTTGDPAPWTTHWCLAQPVFPMSQLGPDGHPARGGFLPPVPLPRRMWAGGEIQFLRPLRVGDEATRTSRISDVTMKTGSTGVLCFVSVEHTVTTLRGAAIRERQDIVYRDMGGAAPASPPKTPPPPPVAKHRESHVSDPVLLFRYSALTFNGHRIHYDRDYVTKVEGYPGLIFHGPLQAALIVEFAAKLHGDSAPKKFSYRGVQPLFEGGEFSINANETSAGMELWIANAEGQPTMKGTATW; the protein is encoded by the coding sequence ATGACCAATACCCTCGATCTCGACCATCTGCGCCAATGGATCGGCAACACCACCGAAGCGACCGACATCGTCACGGCCCAACTGGTGAAGGCCCTGCGCGCAACCCTGTTTCAGAACATCGGCGAACCCACCACGGGCGACCCTGCGCCGTGGACGACGCATTGGTGTCTGGCGCAGCCGGTGTTTCCGATGTCGCAGCTCGGCCCCGACGGCCACCCGGCCCGCGGCGGCTTCCTGCCGCCGGTGCCGCTGCCGCGCCGGATGTGGGCCGGCGGCGAAATCCAATTCCTCAGACCCCTGCGCGTCGGCGATGAAGCGACGCGGACGTCGCGGATATCGGACGTAACGATGAAGACCGGTTCCACCGGCGTGCTGTGTTTCGTCTCCGTCGAACACACCGTCACGACGCTGCGCGGCGCGGCGATCCGCGAACGGCAGGACATCGTCTATCGCGACATGGGAGGCGCGGCCCCGGCCTCACCACCCAAAACGCCTCCACCGCCGCCGGTGGCAAAGCACCGCGAAAGCCATGTCAGCGATCCCGTGCTGTTGTTCCGCTACTCCGCACTGACTTTCAACGGCCATCGCATCCACTACGACCGTGACTACGTCACCAAGGTCGAGGGCTATCCGGGCCTGATCTTCCACGGCCCGCTGCAGGCGGCACTGATCGTCGAATTCGCGGCAAAGCTTCATGGCGACTCGGCGCCGAAAAAGTTCAGCTATCGCGGCGTTCAGCCGCTGTTCGAGGGCGGCGAGTTCTCGATCAACGCCAACGAGACCAGCGCCGGCATGGAGCTGTGGATCGCGAATGCCGAGGGCCAGCCGACCATGAAGGGCACGGCGACGTGGTGA
- the mdlC gene encoding benzoylformate decarboxylase, whose protein sequence is MSSRKPATTSHTVKDATFSLLRAFGIKRVFGNPGSTELPFLSDWPDDIDYVLGLQEASVVGMADGYAQATRNAGFVNLHSGAGVGNALGNIYTAHRNQTPLVITAGQQARSILPLQAFLYAERASEFPRPYVKYSIEPARAEDVPAAIARAYYVAMQPPCGPTFVSIPIDDWTRPTQPIEARKVSRELGPDPEAMKALVAALAATKRPALVVGPGIDRAGAVDLMVRVAEKTKAAVWVSPFSARCSFPERHPQFAGFLHASPGQLSDALRDHDLVVVIGAPVFTFHVEGHAAIFDGATTIFQITDDPDAAAVTPSGVSIIATMKPALAMLLDLLPESKRAMPKGRTLPPAPSAADPLPVEFLLHALSEAMPANAALVEEAPSHRPAMQKFMPMRGQDSFYTMSSGGLGYSLPAAVGMALGRPGVRTVCLIGDGSAMYSIQALWTAARRKLPLTVVVINNAGYGAMRSFSQVMQVRNVPGLELPGIDFVKLAEGMGCHAVRVTKSSELAGALKDGLGHDGTSLIEVMVDSAVPLLYAQKS, encoded by the coding sequence ATGTCGTCCCGCAAACCCGCCACCACCTCGCACACCGTCAAGGACGCCACCTTCAGCCTGCTCCGCGCGTTCGGCATCAAGCGCGTGTTCGGCAATCCCGGCTCGACCGAACTGCCGTTCCTCAGCGACTGGCCCGACGACATCGATTACGTACTCGGCCTGCAGGAGGCCAGCGTCGTTGGCATGGCCGACGGTTACGCCCAGGCGACCCGCAATGCCGGCTTCGTCAACCTTCATTCCGGCGCCGGCGTCGGCAATGCGCTCGGCAATATCTATACCGCCCACCGCAACCAGACACCGCTCGTCATCACCGCGGGCCAGCAGGCCCGCTCGATCCTGCCGCTGCAGGCCTTTCTCTACGCCGAGCGCGCTTCCGAATTTCCGCGGCCCTATGTCAAATACAGCATCGAGCCGGCGCGCGCCGAAGACGTGCCGGCCGCAATCGCGCGCGCCTATTACGTCGCGATGCAGCCGCCCTGCGGACCGACCTTCGTCTCGATCCCGATCGACGACTGGACGCGCCCGACGCAGCCGATCGAGGCGCGCAAGGTTAGCCGCGAACTCGGCCCCGATCCGGAGGCGATGAAGGCCTTGGTCGCCGCGCTCGCGGCGACCAAGCGCCCTGCCCTCGTCGTCGGCCCCGGCATCGACCGCGCCGGGGCCGTCGACCTGATGGTGCGGGTGGCGGAGAAGACAAAAGCCGCCGTCTGGGTCAGCCCGTTCTCGGCGCGCTGCTCGTTCCCGGAAAGGCATCCGCAATTCGCAGGTTTCCTGCATGCCTCGCCGGGACAATTGTCGGATGCGCTGCGCGATCATGACCTCGTGGTGGTGATCGGCGCGCCGGTGTTCACCTTCCATGTCGAGGGCCATGCCGCGATCTTCGACGGCGCCACCACGATCTTCCAGATCACCGACGACCCGGACGCGGCCGCCGTCACGCCGTCGGGCGTCAGCATCATCGCGACCATGAAGCCGGCGCTCGCAATGCTGCTCGACCTGCTTCCGGAATCCAAACGCGCGATGCCGAAAGGCCGCACGCTGCCGCCGGCGCCGTCAGCCGCCGACCCGCTGCCGGTCGAGTTCCTGCTGCACGCGCTGTCGGAAGCCATGCCCGCCAATGCGGCGCTGGTGGAGGAAGCGCCCTCGCATCGCCCGGCGATGCAAAAGTTCATGCCGATGCGCGGCCAGGACAGCTTTTACACCATGTCGAGCGGCGGCCTCGGCTACAGCCTGCCCGCCGCCGTCGGCATGGCGCTGGGCCGCCCGGGCGTTCGCACCGTCTGCCTGATCGGCGACGGCTCGGCGATGTATTCGATCCAGGCGCTGTGGACCGCGGCACGCCGCAAGCTGCCGCTCACGGTCGTCGTCATCAACAATGCCGGCTACGGCGCGATGCGTTCGTTCAGCCAGGTGATGCAGGTGCGCAACGTGCCGGGCCTCGAGCTGCCCGGCATCGATTTCGTCAAGCTCGCCGAAGGCATGGGCTGCCATGCCGTGCGGGTGACGAAATCATCCGAGCTCGCGGGCGCGCTCAAGGACGGACTCGGGCATGACGGCACCAGCCTGATCGAGGTGATGGTGGATTCGGCCGTGCCGCTGCTCTACGCGCAGAAGAGCTAA